Proteins encoded together in one Acanthochromis polyacanthus isolate Apoly-LR-REF ecotype Palm Island chromosome 12, KAUST_Apoly_ChrSc, whole genome shotgun sequence window:
- the cnr2 gene encoding cannabinoid receptor 2 — protein sequence MEEWVIPTSLEPGEVKANASSPIVNKSCENLECFMVLVEAEKTAIGSICFLAGPVTLLENALVLGVIAATATLRQRPSYLFIGSLALADVFASCFFTTSFLDFHLFRRSDGPTAYLFKLGGVTMAFTSSVGSLLLTALDRYLCIHQASSYKLLLTRRRALLSLLLLWSATTFISFLPLMGWRCPTGLTPSCSRLFPYISKGYLACWTSFILVLLALILGAYALILWKAHRHESSMTSLQGAAGTGHARMRMDIRLARTFGLILLILVSCWLPALSFMLADVSIYLTHNQQRAFAFCSTLCLVNSAVNPLLYALRCRELRVALLQFLQKLCESGKCKKSTVDPIPGLHSVETNNCTVFTEDEMPRARTTRLNSISEMVKNQQLNTSK from the exons ATGGAGGAATGGGTGATTCCCACTTCTTTAGAGCCTGGAGAAGTCAAAGCGAACGCCTCATCACCAATCG ttAACAAGTCTTGCGAGAATCTGGAATGCTTCATGGTCCTCGTTGAAGCAGAGAAGACGGCCATCGGCTCCATCTGTTTCCTGGCAGGTCCTGTCACACTGCTGGAAAACGCTCTTGTGCTGGGGGTGATCGCTGCCACAGCCACATTACGACAGCGCCCCTCCTATCTGTTCATTGGCAGCCTTGCTCTGGCTGATGTCTTCGCCAGCTGCTTCTTCACCACCAGCTTCCTGGACTTTCACCTCTTTCGTCGCAGTGACGGCCCCACTGCCTACCTCTTCAAGTTAGGTGGTGTCACCATGGCCTTCACAAGCTCAGTGGGGAGTTTGCTGCTGACTGCTCTGGACCGCTACCTCTGCATCCACCAAGCGTCCAGCTATAAGCTGCTGCTAACCCGCCGCAGAGCCCTGCTGAGCCTTCTGCTTCTCTGGAGTGCCACCACCTTCATCTCCTTCTTACCTCTGATGGGCTGGAGGTGTCCCACAGGCCTCACCCCATCCTGCTCACGCTTGTTTCCCTACATCAGCAAGGGTTATCTGGCATGCTGGACCAGCTTCATCCTGGTGCTTCTAGCCCTCATTTTAGGAGCTTATGCGCTCATCCTCTGGAAGGCCCACCGCCATGAATCCTCCATGACCAGCCTCCAGGGAGCAGCGGGGACAGGTCATGCCCGCATGAGGATGGACATCCGGCTTGCTCGTACATTTGGACTCATTCTGCTCATTCTGGTGAGCTGCTGGCTTCCTGCCCTCTCCTTCATGCTCGCTGATGTCTCCATATACCTGACCCATAACCAACAGAGAGCCTTTGCCTTTTGCAGCACCCTCTGCCTGGTCAACTCTGCAGTAAACCCGCTGCTTTATGCCCTGCGCTGTCGAGAGCTAAGAGTCGCTCTGCTGCAGTTCCTACAAAAGCTTTGCGAGTCTGGGAAGTGTAAAAAATCTACAGTGGATCCAATCCCTGGATTACATTCTGTAGAAACTAACAACTGTACTGTCTTCACTGAGGATGAGATGCCTCGAGCCAGAACCACCCGACTTAACTCCATTTCTGAAATGGTAAAAAATCAACAACTGAACACGAGCAAATAA
- the pnrc2 gene encoding proline-rich nuclear receptor coactivator 2: MGGGERYNIPVSHPERPLPKKNHHLGRAKQRSRDQTGAAASAGGAGGLHHHGHRRSDKGAAYHRSPEAWQAASAEKNASVRFATTYDHNWEGAVCHLSTLLATQGSPSYAGPKFSEPPSPSVLPKPPSHWVSFPIGSCDNREMMAFQLKSLLKVQA; this comes from the coding sequence ATGGGAGGTGGAGAGAGGTACAACATTCCAGTTTCCCACCCTGAGCGCCCTTTGCCCAAGAAGAACCATCACCTTGGCAGGGCTAAGCAGAGAAGCCGTGACCAGACCggagcagcagcatctgcaGGAGGGGCAGGCGGCCTTCACCACCATGGCCACCGTCGGAGTGACAAAGGCGCTGCTTACCACAGGTCTCCAGAGGCGTGGCAGGCCGCGTCTGCAGAGAAGAATGCTTCTGTCCGTTTTGCCACAACCTATGATCATAACTGGGAGGGCGCAGTGTGTCACCTCAGCACGCTCCTGGCTACCCAGGGCAGCCCGAGCTATGCAGGGCCTAAGTTTAGCGAGCCACCCTCGCCCAGCGTGTTGCCCAAACCCCCCAGCCACTGGGTGTCTTTCCCAATAGGCTCCTGTGACAACAGGGAGATGATGGCCTTCCAGCTCAAGAGCCTTCTTAAGGTGCAGGCCTGA
- the srsf10a gene encoding serine/arginine-rich splicing factor 10 isoform X1 produces MARYLRPPNTSLFVRNIADESRPEDLRREFGRYGPIVDVYIPLDFYTRRPRGFAYIQFEDVRDAEDALHNLDRKWVCGRQIEIQFAQGDRKTPNQMKAKERHSPRSFSRYDDDRDGRRRRSRSRSYDRRRSRSPSFERRPRRSESPRDSRSYSRHRRSRSHENDKYKAPTRDHHRTHHEPGSRSHSASRSPSPSRSRPKGKKSQSRSHSPAEDFHPTASSQKQSVGRSPSRSYSRSMSRSRSRSRSWAGRKSGGH; encoded by the exons ATGGCGAGATACCTGAGACCTCCTAACACGTCTCTTTTCGTTAGAAACATCGCCGACGAGTCCAg GCCAGAGGATTTGCGACGTGAGTTTGGTCGTTATGGGCCTATTGTAGATGTCTACATTCCACTTGACTTCTATACACGGCGGCCAAGAGGATTTGCATACATTCA GTTTGAAGATGTCCGCGATGCAGAAGACGCTCTTCACAACCTGGACCGTAAATGGGTCTGTGGGCGCCAGATCGAGATCCAGTTTGCCCAGGGAGACCGCAAGA ccCCTAACCAGATGAAAGCCAAGGAGCGCCATTCCCCTCGCAGTTTCTCCCGCTACGATGACGACCGGGACGGCCGCAGAAGACGCTCCCGGAGCCGCAGCTATGACCGCCGCAGGTCCCGAAGCCCCTCTTTTGAGCGTCGCCCTCGGAGGTCTGAGAGCCCCAGAGA CTCGCGATCCTACAGTCGGCATCGACGGAGCAGAAGCCATGAAAATGACAA GTACAAAGCTCCTACTCGTGACCACCACAGGACACACCATGAACCAGGTTCACGTAGCCATTCCGCTTCCCGTTCCCCTTCACCATCCAGATCAAGACCCAAGGGCAAGAAGAGCCAGTCCAGGTCCCACAGCCCGGCAGAAGACTTCCACCCAACCGCCAGCTCTCAGAAACAGTCTGTGGGGAGATCTCCGTCACGGTCCTACTCTAGATCCATGTCTCGGTCGCGCTCTCGCTCCAGGTCCTGGGCTGGACGCAAGTCTGGGGGCCACTGA
- the srsf10a gene encoding serine/arginine-rich splicing factor 10 isoform X2, with the protein MFEDVRDAEDALHNLDRKWVCGRQIEIQFAQGDRKTPNQMKAKERHSPRSFSRYDDDRDGRRRRSRSRSYDRRRSRSPSFERRPRRSESPRDSRSYSRHRRSRSHENDKYKAPTRDHHRTHHEPGSRSHSASRSPSPSRSRPKGKKSQSRSHSPAEDFHPTASSQKQSVGRSPSRSYSRSMSRSRSRSRSWAGRKSGGH; encoded by the exons ATGTTTGAAGATGTCCGCGATGCAGAAGACGCTCTTCACAACCTGGACCGTAAATGGGTCTGTGGGCGCCAGATCGAGATCCAGTTTGCCCAGGGAGACCGCAAGA ccCCTAACCAGATGAAAGCCAAGGAGCGCCATTCCCCTCGCAGTTTCTCCCGCTACGATGACGACCGGGACGGCCGCAGAAGACGCTCCCGGAGCCGCAGCTATGACCGCCGCAGGTCCCGAAGCCCCTCTTTTGAGCGTCGCCCTCGGAGGTCTGAGAGCCCCAGAGA CTCGCGATCCTACAGTCGGCATCGACGGAGCAGAAGCCATGAAAATGACAA GTACAAAGCTCCTACTCGTGACCACCACAGGACACACCATGAACCAGGTTCACGTAGCCATTCCGCTTCCCGTTCCCCTTCACCATCCAGATCAAGACCCAAGGGCAAGAAGAGCCAGTCCAGGTCCCACAGCCCGGCAGAAGACTTCCACCCAACCGCCAGCTCTCAGAAACAGTCTGTGGGGAGATCTCCGTCACGGTCCTACTCTAGATCCATGTCTCGGTCGCGCTCTCGCTCCAGGTCCTGGGCTGGACGCAAGTCTGGGGGCCACTGA